The genomic segment AATCTTGAATTAATAGAAGAACATATACACGATGGGCGCAATGTGATTGCCTGCCTGGGACACTGCGGCAATTGGGAAATGTTGAATTTTATGCCCTTTAAGATACGCCATGACGTTTATGCTGTGTACAGACCCCTTAAGTCAGTGCCGATAGACATGTTCATGGTTAAGCTAAGGTCGCGTTTTGGTCTCAGGCTGGTACCAGACCATGCCATTATACGGCATGTGCTGTCAGAGAGAGGAGAGCCTGCGGTTTATCTTTTTCTCGCCGACCAGTGTCCGCGGACCAAAGAGGAGAAATACAAATTTACTTTGCTGCATCAGGACACCTACGTGTTTTCTGGCATGGAGAAGCTCGCGCGCAGTGGTCAGTCGGCGGTGATTTATTTACATATCACGCAGCTATCCAAAGGAAGCTACAAAATAGCCTGCATACCCATATGTGCTCAAGCGCAAACGACAAAGGAGGGTGATATCACGAAAAAGTACATTGACCTGTTAGCGGACAATATCAGGGAAGAACCTTACGGTTGGCTGTGGACACATAAACGGTGGAAAAATTGAGATGAAATGATCCTAGTCGGTGCCGATCCCACCGCGGGGGCTATTTCGTAGCGCTTTGACGACGGCTTCACTTTTGGAGTTGACTTGGAGTTTTTCATAAATTTTTTTGATGTGCGAACGCACAGTATCCATAGAGATAAACAGTTTATCGGCAATCATCTTATAACTATATCCTTCGACGAGTAGGTCAAGGACCTCTTTTTCACGCGCGGAAAGATCGAAAGTGGACGTTCTTGTCGTTTTACCTTCAGCAAGCATATGCAGGACCTGTGTGGCAATGGACGAAGTCATCGGAGCTCCACCGTTTAAAGCATCTTCAATATACTCCAGAATCTTGGACGGTGGTGTTTTTTTTAAGATGTAGCCATTGGCACCCGCTTTTATGGCATCAAAAACATTCGCATTGTCGTCAAATACCGTGAGCATGATTATTTTTCCCCTGAATCCGGATTGCCTTAAAAGTTTTAGTCCTGATATACCATTTACAAAAGGCATGTCTATGTCCATCAGAATGAGGTCCGGACAGTGCTTTTTTATATCCTCAGAGGCGTTGGCACAATGACCATAAGCAGCCTGTACTACATATTTTGGATCGCTATTGATGAGAATCGACAATACATCTCTCAATTGGCTGTTGTCTTCATATATCAGGATCTTTGTCATAATTAGTACAATTTAGGGAATGTTTACCGTTGTATCAATCGCATGTTGATGTGAATCTGTGTTAAATTTTGAGTGTGAGCAAAACGGTGGTTCCCCTATTTTCGGAAGATGTAATGCTGAATTGTGCCCCTAAGGCCTGACTACGCTGGGCCATATTGTACAGGCCATTGCCAGAATGCTGTCTGGAACAGTCAAAGCCTTTGCCATTATCTTTTATCTGCAGTTCGATATGTGATGGACCTGCCCCGATGTTTATAAGCACGGATGTAGCTTCAGCATATTTGGAGATATTGTTCAGCGCTTCTTTATAAATAAGGAATAAATGGCGCCGTTGTTCCATATCCAATTTTATATTGCGGATGCTATCGTCCGCTTGAAAGACATATTGGATTTTGAGCGGATCCAAAATCAAGGCCGCATGTTCGCGCATGCGGGCCACGATCTTCTGCAGCAGATCGTTGTCTGGCTTTATACTCCAGACAATATCATCCATCGCCTGCATCATCTGCGAACTGTTTGCCCCGATCCGGTCCAGGTAGGAGCGGACGATGTGATGTTGTTCCGAAAGGTCCTTTTTGGCCACCTCGCTCAGGATATGGATGGAGGTTAACGTAGAGCCTACATCATCGTGCAGATCCCGGGCCACCTTTTCCCGTAGGCGATGTACTTCCAATAATCTCTTTAGCCGATAACGGTGTAAAATAAAAATGCTGGATAAAATAAAAAGCGCTATTATAGCAAAAAACCACCAAGTTTGATAAAACGCAGGCTTTATCGTGATCGGAAGCTTGGTGATGGCAGAAAATTTACCGCCTTGGCTCTCAGAGCGCACCATAAACACGTATTTTCCCGGAGACAGTGAGGCAAAGTTGGTAGCCAGCTGAGGATCACTCGGAATCCAGGATTTTCCCGAACCTTCAAGCCGGTAGTAGTATTTAAAGCTGTCGGGATCGTTATAGGAAAGGGTCGAATAGAAGATGGAGAAGAAATTCTGCCAGTGTTCGAGTGTGACACCCCCCGCCCGGATCAGCGAATCGACCGACAGGTATTTGTCAAACAGTTTGAAATCGGTGATATGTAGCTCTTTTGGTGCAGAATTATTCCTGTTGAATTTTGAGGGGTCGAAAATTAGGACGGCTTTGTCACTGCTGAATGCAAGTTTTCCGCTCGCCAGTTTCACGCCGCAAGTCAGCAAATTGGCTACGTTCGAAGTATTCACGAGTCCATGCCGCTTGTTGAACGAACGAAATTCACGTTTGCCGGGATCAAAACGACAGATACCTGCGGTCGTGCTCATCCACAATAAACCTTCATTGTCGGTTACCAAGGCTGTTACCATGTTTTGTGGCAAGCCGTTGCCGATGTTGTATTTTGTCACTTCACCCGTGTGCAGATTTAAAATATCAAGACCGGAATAACCCGCGATAGCGAGCAGCCTGTCACCGATAAGTTCGATGCTTTGTATTTTGGAGGTGGTAAGTCCGTGGGGACCCGATTTGTAATTTTTTATGATTTTTCCAGAACTGGCTTCCAGCTGAAATACGCCTGAGCCCCGAGTACCTACCCATACGTCGTTCCCATTGCCGGGCCGGATGCAAGAGACGGACGATTTTAGATCATTGAGTATAGTATAGCCGCTATTTTCTTTTCGGATGATTTTGCCATTGTCGGTGCCAAACCATATCTGTCCGTTCGGGTGGGCCGAAATGCGGCGGATCGATTGTCCGCCGAATATTTTGGGCACCAGAAACTGCGATCTTCTGGTTTTCGCGTCAAAAAAGATCAATCTGCCATTTTTGCATCCGATCCAGCTATTTCCCGTTTTTTGATCGTATTCGATCGACCAGATATATCTAAAGTTCAGGTCCTGGGTGGGCGCTCCATTGTATAAAATATCGCTGACTTTCGGTTCGAGGTTTACTTTAAGCGCATCATTGTATTTAATCGTGGTTAATTTTTCGCCCCAAGAACCCACCATAATACCATCTGGGCCAAAGGAGGTCAGATCAGTTATGGCCGCCTTTTCAAATATACCTGAAGTAACGATATTACGCACGTGATCGCCTATGATTGACATGATATACAGTCCGTTATCCGTCGCTACCCACACATTTTGGTCGCGGTCTCTGAAAACCTGTGAAACAGTGGTGACCTGTATGCCGTAGTCTGTATTCTTCTGGTCGTAAAATTGAACAAACTTTTTTTTGTCTTCATCGAAGAGATTGAAAATATCGACACCATAGGCCCATATGATATCCCCGAACTCCACACATTCGTAAAAGTCGTGATAGTTACTACGGCTGTTGGGTTCGGACGGAATCAGCTTTTTGTTTTCAAAATTAGTGTCGGCAAGATAGATGAGGCCGTTTGTATGGCGCTTTTTGATCTGGATAAAAACACGGCCTCTGGAGTCCCTGTAAAAGCGGTTGATGTTCTTGACCGAACTCAGCTTATTGTTGGTAAAAAAGGTCTTCTTATTGCTGTCAAAATAGCCCATTCCCTGGAGTCCCGCTATCCAGAATATCCCTGTGCCATCGTATTGCAGCCACGTTGGCCCCCAGTTAGCAGGAAAGCCGATCGTATTGCTGCTCGATTCGAACTTGTTTGTCGATTCGTTCAATATTAGAATGTCTACCCCATGAAGTATAAGGAATATCTGCCCAGCTTGTTGGACGAGACGGATCTGATAATTCTGGAAGTCTTTTGTGTACTGATCGACCTTTACTTCCTGAGCTTTATTTGTTTGTGGGTTGAGCAAGAAAAATGTATGTTCCATTCGCACAAGCAGTGACTTCGACTTTTGGGATACGAGGAGCTGGTCTACGGGGAGTCCCGGAAGACCGGGACTCAGGAGCCTGCGGAAACGGATTCCATCATAACGTTGCAATCCATTTTTGGTGCCTACCCAGATAAATCCATCTGCCGTCTGCGTGACACAGTTGACAAAATTGGAAGCGAGGCCGTCGGTGATGCGGTTAAATGATATTTCCATTGCTTTGAGCATCAACGGAAGCAAGGTGAAGAGGCTTGCCAGAAACAGCGCAAACTTTTTGCTCGTCATCATCGGGCGGATTATTTTTTCAAAAATGCAACAAATACACGACTTAATAAAATCCGGGAGGCCTGTTATTCTGCGCGCCGTTTGAGATCTTCCGCTCCCCCGGTTTTTCGGATCTTCGTCGACTTGCTATCTCCAAAACTGTAGCTATAGGAAAGCATGACCAGTCGTGTATCTCTTTTGGTGCTGAAATTTTCTTTGTAATTGTTATAGACTGTTAGTCCTTTGTAGTAGTTGGTGCGGAAGATATCGCTAAAAGATAGCTTTAAAGTACTGTTGTTGCTGAATTTCTTCTGCGCACCGATATTCAGTGACCACAGTGGTGAAATACGGGCAAACGCATAGACTTCTGCTGACTTGTAGCTGGCAGCCAGTTCTGCCGCATAATTATTGCCCAACCTGATCGTGTTGACCATGTTCAGGTCTACATTAAAGTTCCCTTTGTTCTTGATTGTCGTTTCTGACACATTGCCTGAGTAGGATCCATAATAAAAATTGGCACTGGTATTCATCTCCCACCATTTTGTTACTTGAACAGGAGCGACGAGATAGAGTCCATAGTACAAGGCCGCGCTGATATTTTCGTCTGTCTGCACTGAAATGTTCTCTCCGTTTTCAATGATGGGTTTGACAACAGATGTAATGTTTTGAGCAGTTTTGCTATAGCTCACTGTTGCTAAATATTTGTTTTTCAAGCTGTATGTCAATTCGTAATTTTGCGAAGTCTGTGGGTTCAGCCCAGGATTTCCCGTCTTATATGTTGTCGCATTGATATAGTATTTGAAGGGGTTGAGCTGTATGTAGCTTGGCCGTGAGATTCTCCTGCTGAAATTGATGTCCAGCCTGTTGTCCTCATTGAGATCAAATGACAGGGATGCGCTCGGAAACAGCTGCGTATACTTTTTTTTATTGACCAGGTCCATTGTGATCTGCGTTCCGGTCACATTGGTATGTTCGGCCCGCAGCCCGACGATAGCAGTCATCCGATTCCATTTTTTTGAGAGGTTGCCGTATACGGCATGGATATATTCCTTATAGATGTAATGGTTGGATTTGCCGGTGTCCAGTACTGGCTTTTCAGCGCTGTGATCATAAAATTCCATATCGTTGTCCGACTTCACAAAACTCGATTTGATGCCAGTTTCCAATTTCCAGTTTTGTTCGAAAATCATAATCGCATCACTCTTGAGTGCATAGATGTCCAAACCGCCGTCTACGTTCCCTCGTAGTACGTAAGGTAGCGTTCCAGTTTGACCGGGTGTTTTGGTTTTGGTGTCGAAGTGCTGGACAGACTTATTGAAATAATGAATCCAGTCGATGTCGGTATTCACCTCTGAACCTAAAGTGTCCAGGCTATATCTATGGTTGAGGTTGAGACTACCGTTTCGCCACTTGTTTTTGGCATCACTTTGTGTTTGTATTTCCTTTAAGAGCTGCTGTTCGCTGTCCATTACGCTTGTTTTACTGTTGCTATTGGGCGTTAAGATATTGCTATTGAAGCTGAAGGCAGCACCCAGTATGTGGTTGTCGTTGAGCTGATAATCCAGTCCGGCCTTTCCGCTATGGTTATTGACGCCGGTTTTAATAAAGTTATCCTGAAGGTAGGCTTTTGTGAGATTTTCCTGATCATAAAAACTCCTGTTCAGAACCAGATCGTTCGACATCTCACGGTAGGCGAAATTGTAGCTCGCAAAGGTGTTTACTTTTCCTTTTCTATGGTTGATATGGAAGCTATTGCTGTTTTTGATGTATCTTCCTGTGCCTATCGCAGTTGTCACTGTTGCGTTGGTCCCCTTTTTTGTTCCTTTTTTGAGTTTTATATTGACAATTGCTGTACCTGCAGCGTCATACTTCGAAGAAGGGTTGGTGATGAATTCAATTTTATCGATCGCTGAAGCAGAAATTCCGCGTAGATAGTCAGCCAGCGCATCAGCCGTGAGGGGGATATTTTTGCCGTCAATCTGTATGAGCAGATTGTTTTTCCCTCTCAGGCTTATATTGTCATTGGCATCAATATTGACTCCCGGGGCCTTTTCCAAAACATCGAAGGCCGAGCCGCCAGTATTCTGAAGGCTACTTTCTACATTTAAAATGAGTTTACCATCCTGCCGCTCGATATAAGGGCGAGTCCTCGCAATCACGACCGTCTCCAGCCTCTTGTCGCTTATATGGATTTCTGGAAAGAGGAGGTCTCTATCCCGGATCTCGAAAACTTTGGAATTATATATATCCGATTGATGGCGACGGATCTTCACATAGTAGGATCCGTTGCCGAGGCCTTCAAATCTGAACTCTCCTGTCGGACCGAGCAGTTCGGTTTTCAGCAATTTGCTGTCCAGATCGAATAGGTGAGCTTCTAGGCTGCTGCTATCTGTGGTGACCACCTTTCCCGAAAGCACATATTGCGGCTTGTGTGCCTGCGCCAGCAGCCCAGCCGCCGGAAGCAGCAGCATGATCAGCAAAAGGATGATGTTGTTTTTCATAAGAGATAGTTTTTTGATCGTAAAGACAGATTTCGCCACCGGTCTGCCTTAGTGCGCTAATGATGCTGCAAATTAGTGAGAAAAGAAAGTCGGACCAACCACATGTTCATGTGATTCATAAGCTTATATAGCCTACCGCACTCTTGCCCGAAACGGGCAGCGATAGAAAGCTTTTTGCCTTTTGATGTCCGTCAGACAAATACCATATGGTACGGATACCTGTACGGAAATGGCTGCTGACGATAAACCACACAAAGATGTGATGGACTACCGCAGTGATAGAATTTAATTTTGAAAAAGAAATTTCTCAGGTTTTAGGAGCTGAGATAAGATCTCAACTAAAATTATTAATGAATTAAATATGGCTATTTTAAAAGAAACAATCAACAAAAAGGTACTGGAGCCCATTCATATGGTTTACATCACTCTTTTGAGCAGTGCTTTTTACGGCTACAGAACGTCTGGCAAGGCGCCCCGAGCGGTCGGAGGTAACATAAGGAACATGAAAAAGACACTCGTCCTGCTGTTACTCATATGGGCAGGAATTAGCGCTGTCCATGCCACTTCAAAATCCAGCCCACTTCGCACATGGAATGCTGTCTCAGTCATCGGTGCATATGTTAATACCATCAGTATCGGAGACGTACAGTGGGTTGAACATCTTTTCACCGATGACTTTGACTATCATTTAGACAAGACAAAGCAGCGGTATTCCAAAAAGCAATTTGTCAAGTTTTTAAAATCGATGGCAGACCACAGTTATGACTGTGTAACTGAGTTTGCATTATTGGACGAAACTCCAGTGGCCTGCATGGCTAAAATGACCCTGCAGTTTGAAACCTTTACGCGCACTGATTATATCTATATGCTGTCTACTGCCGAAGGCTGGAAAATCAGTAAGATTTTGGTTTCACATGCTCAAAAGGATAAACACGCATAATATGAAAAGATTAGCACTATTGGTCATTTTATTGACAGGAGGCAATGCGATGGCTCAGGGACTTTTTAATAAAATCAAACAAAAAGCGGAGAAGATAGCTGGGAATACCATCGAAAATGTAATCGAGGGAAAGATCAAAAAGCAAAACGAACAAGGCTCGCAGGCTGCTGCGACAACTGGCAGTGTTGAGCCGCAGGAAACCGGATCGGTCCGTCAACAGCGCGGACTGAGCAGTACGACTACGTATGACTTTGTGCCGGGGAGCAAGGTACTTCTTGCAGATGATTTCTCACAGGATCCGTTGGGTCAGTTCCCCTTAAAATGGTACACCCGTAGTAAAGGAGAGGTTGTCAGTCTCAATAATGTCAAAGGGAAATGGCTGAGGTTGTATCCCGGCACTTTTGTCAGCCCAGTGGTCGATATCGGGGAGCACGCTACTATTGAGTTTGACCTGATCATGGACTGGCCTTTGGCAGGCGGTTATATGGTGCCGGCCTTGAACTTTGCTTTTTATGACCGCGGCGATAGAGGCGAAATTTTGTCTTACGACTACCGTTTAAAAAACTGTCTCAAAGTCAGTATCGCTCCGTACCGTTCGGAAGCGGCGGTACAGTTGACTTCCTACGAAAATGTCGCCAAAAAGCTAGAGACAGATAAATATAGGGTGGCCAATTTTGATAAGAAAGTAGGCCAGGTCATTCATGTTGCGGTCAGTATTCAAAAAGAGCGGGTCCGCATCTGGCTGGATAAAGAGAAGGTGTTTGACCTGCCCAATGCAGCACCAGTGAACAGCAACTTCAACCAGCTTAAATTAGATATGGCCAGTTCCAATTATACCAACGATCAGCTGGGCTTCTATGTTTCCAATTTCAGGTTTGCCGAAGGAAGTGCCGATACGCGGTCCAAGCTATTGACGAGTGGTAGGTTAGAAACCAGTGGTATCCTCTTTGCCTCCAACTCCGCCGAAATAACATCCGATAGTGATGGCACGATAAGAGAAGTGGCAACCGTGCTCAAAGACAATCCGTCGATGAAGCTCCGCATTGTAGGCCATACTGATGCTGTTGGAGATGCTGAAAAAAATATGCTGCTGTCAAAGAAGCGTGCCGATGCCGTCCGTGATATGCTGGTCAAAACCTATGAGGTTGCCATTGCGCAGATTGAAACCGAAGGTAAAGGATCCACGGTGCCGGTCGTCGACGAAATCAGTGAGGAAAACAGAGCAAAAAATAGAAGAGTGGAATTCGTAAAGCTGTGATATCAAAATGAATCTGAAAAACAACTATGTATATATTTTGCTGGCCTATGCCACGAGCTGTGGCCTACTGCTCACTACATCCTGCAAGAAAGACCCGGTTTCGCCGGATCCGGAGATCAGTATCGCTATTACGCCATTGCCACGTCCGGTTGGTGTGGCTAAAGGAGAGATCTCAAGCAAATCTATCGGTGCCGCCGGGGGCACCCTTGTTTCGGCAGATGGACGCCTGCAAATTGCCATTCCTGCCGGCGCATTGACAGAAGACAAACTCATTTCGGTGCAACCGGTCGAACAGACAAATATAGCCGGTATCGGCTTGTCTTACCGATTGACGCCACATCAGCTCACATTTAAGAAAAAGGTGACGCTTAGTTTAGGACTGGAAGAAGTAGCCGAACAGATCGGTCTACCGCAGACCCTCGGATTTGCCTACCAGCAGGAGGACCAGGTCTGGAAGTACGTCGGTGCCAGTCGTGTGGATATGGTGCAAAAAACAATAAGTTACGAAACGACGCATTTCAGCGACTGGTCTTTGATGAACAAGCTGTCCTTGTCACCATACGAAGCCACCGTCGAACCGGGGCAGAGCCAGTCCGTACGTGCCCTGATCTACACACAGACCAAGTGGGACGACTTATTGACTCCGCTGACGGGTTCATCTGAAGGAGCAGAGCCAGGTTATCCCGTCGGCACACCAGCCGCTTTACCCAGTAGATTTATAGATACATGGGAACTAACGGGGCCTGGTAAGATTGTCAAAGCAGATGCGAGCACGGTGACTTATCAGGCTCCGGCAGCGATGAATGGCAGCGCTGCGGCCACCGTAAGTCTCAAATTGAAGGCGCCGCGGGCGGGAACTTATCTGTTACTTTCCAATCTGCACCTCTCCGGCAATGGCTGGATTGAACTCAGTATAGCCGGCGCCGCTCCGGTGAGATTTCCAGCGTCTTCAGCAGCAAAATCCGGTAATCAATATTTATTATCGAATCCTGAAAATGAAGGTGGTGGATACTTTTTGCTGCGCTGGAATGGGGGTGTGGGCGAATATGGGTACAGTATAGCCAATGGAGGTAACCATTTCCATTTTCAGACTTCTACAACCACCTACATGAGCCGATACCTGGATGAGATTGTCAAAGATATTGTACCCAGTGGCGGAAAGATCAATATCACTAAATTGGAGAATGGATGGGTAGAGGGGGCATTCCATGTCACGAATGCCGGATATGGTCAATTTTTAATGAGCACGACGACGGCGAATGGCCGCTTTAGAGCGAAGGTATTCGATTCAGGAAAGCGCTAATCTGTCAAAAGGGGAATATTTACAACATTCACGTCTGTCGCACAGCCACAGCGCTAACGCAAGCTGTAATATCGTTGTGTTAGTTTCTGGAAATCTAAGAGTTTGTTTCATATGTTTGTTAAAGCCCCGATCCGTCCCGGACAAGGGGCTTTTTGATTTCCCTGCAGGCGGCCCATCGTTGTTTCATATCAAAACCTTTATAAGTAACTTGTCAGTGGCATCTTTTTCATTTTAAAAATACCGGTAACAAGATTTCATCTACCATCATTTCTAGCCTCTTTTTGGTGATCATTTGAGGTCGGATCAAGTTTTCCGTTCGTATCAGGTCGTAGGGAAGCATTAAAGTTACTTCACTCGTTTGTTTGATTTGTTCACCTCTTTTTTCAGCATTTGACAATATGTTTTTTGTTGCGTTCAGGTATTTTTCAATAGCCTGTTGGTGTATTGGAAGCTCGTTTGTATCCGCTTTGTCTTGCGCTCTTAAAAAATAATAGTTGTTAATAATTTCGGTGCCAATCTCCATATATACTTTTTGGAATACAGTCAACAATTGTACAAAATCTTTTCGCAGGCTTCCATTGTCTTTTAATTCCGCGAAGAATACCCCATCAAACAGCTTTTTTGCCTTATATGCGTATATTTCCTGGAGCAAGTCAAAGGGTGTCGCCCATCTTCTGTAGAGCACTGTACGACTCGTATTGGCTTCATCGGCTATCTGCTGAAAGGTCAGGTCCGTAATCTTTACTGTGGTCGTCAGCTTCATTGTTGCATCGTACAAGCTTTCTAGTAGTTCATCGCCACGTCTCCTGCTGTTTTTAGTTTGCTCCATATAATTTTTCTATAAAGATAAAAAAAAATTAGAAACAATATGTATCTTATTTGGTTATTCTCTTTATCTTTGTTATAAGGTACAATTTGAATCTTATTTTTTAAAATGAACACAAGACAGCAACAGAATACCCTGTGTACGGACCAACTGAGAGATTTTTTCAAAAGTCATCATGACAAGTTGCTATGCACAGCGAATAAAAATGGAGAACCGTCAATCGCCTTGATGGGAACGCCACGATTAAATAGTGCAGGCAATATTGAACTGGAATTAAGCGACAACCCTTCGGTTTCACTAAACAATATTCAGGAGAATAAAGCCGTGGTGTTTTTGGTGTACGAACCCGCTGGTCGGGCAAGAGATTACAAAGGCGTGCGGATATACGCCGAAGCGATTGAAATACTAACAGAAGGTGAAAAATTAGAACATATTAGGGAGCTGCTTCGGATAAAATTTGGCGATGAACAGGCTGATGGGTTAGTGGCGACAGTGACTTTCCGCATCACAAAATTGCGGCCCATTGTGGACCGTGGCCAGCTCTGGAACGAACCGCCTTTTGCGGATGCCTAATATTTGGCCTCATCGTAGGATTGGGACCGAGTTACTATACCAAGGGGATTATTCATTTAGGCTACAATAACAGCGGTTTTGAATACATTAGTTTTTTAATTGTTGCAGACTTTTATTGGCAACAATTAAAAAACGAGAAAATGAAATTGAAAGACAAAACCTATCTAGTCACGGGTGGTACATCTGGGGTTGGAAAAGCTATTGCTACCGGCATTGCAAGGACAGGTGCCAATGTTGTCATCGTTAGCCGTAATACGTCAAATGGACAGCAAACTGTAAAAGAGATCTTGGAAAAAACAGCGAATAAAAATGTGTCCTTTGTTACGGCAGATTTAAGTTTGATGAAATCGGTTGAACAACTTAGCATGCAGTTTAAGCAACAATACAATCAACTGCACGGCTTGGTGAATGCCGCTGGGGCTTGGTATTTCAAAAAAGAAATTACTAGCGAAGGAATCGACAAATCATTTGCCATAAATTATCTAAGCCATTTTGTGCTTACAAATAACTTACTTGATTTAATAAAAGCAACCGATGATGCACGAATTGTTACTGTTGGTGGGGCACCTCGATTTTTAAAAAAGCCGAAAATAGATCTGAAGGATTTGCAGCTGACAAAATCATACAGTTGGTTTAGAGCTACCAATCTCGCCATGTTCGCCAGAGTTTACTTTGGCTTTGAATTAGCCGACAGGTTACAAAATACTCCGGCAAGCTCAATGCTATTTCACCCCGGATTCGTAAAATCAAATCTCGGAAAGGGGACCACTCCGTGGTGGCTAAAGCTACTATTTTCATTGTCGTCCGACGTTAGAAATGCACCTGAAAGCTGTGAAAGCGGAGTATATGTAGCGACAAAAGAAAATGCAAAATCCGCAAACGGAAAATTCTTTGACGAAAAAAATAACATCATTGAACTCCGGGACAAATTTAAGAAATCAATAGGTAACGAATTATGGCTATTGAGTGAGCAACTTACAGCAAAAAAGTAACTTTGTGATATGGCACATACAAAACCACAACGAATTAAGTCAATCGGTGAGTTTCATCGGTTTAGAGGGTTGCCTCAGCCCGCACATCCGTTGATTAGTGTCCTCACAATGGACGATCTCATTGGACACCCCGGTCAAATCGGTATGAATGTTATATTTGACTTTTATTTTATTGCTTTGAAGCGTGTGAAAGGAGTGAAGTATAAATACGGACAATCACATTACGATTTTGAAAATGACGGGGTACTGTTTTTTATGTCGCCCAATCAGGTGCTCGAACTTGAAATCGCTGAAGACAGAAAATCCAAAGAACTATCTGGTTGGATGCTACTGATTCATCCGGATTTTATCTGGAACACGCCACTTGCGAAAAACATTAAGCAATATGCATTTTTTGATTATTCCGTAAATGAAGCGTTGTTGTTATCAGAAAAAGAAGAAAAGATACTTAACGGCATTATTGAAAACATACGGGAAGAATATTACTCCAATATAGATAAGTTTAGTAAACAAATCATCGGTACATATATTGAGAATTTGCTTAGCTATTCAGAACGATTTTACAATCGTCAATTTATTACAAGGGAAAAAGCCAATCATCAAATTTTGGAAGGTTTGGAAAAACTGTTAACAGATTACTTTAGCAGTGATGATCTGGCAATTAGAGGTCTACCATCTGTTCAATATGTTTCGGAACAACTGAATGTCTCATCAAGCTATTTGGGTAGTGTACTGCGCGTGGTAACAGGTCAAAGCACGCAGCAGCATATACACGATAAATTGATAGAAAAAGCTAGAGAAAAACTTTCCACCACTAACTTATCCGTTAGTGAGATCGCCTACGAATTGGGATTTGAACATTCACAGTCATTCAGCAAACTCTTCAAGACGAAGACTAAAATGAGTCCTTTGGAGTTTCGGCAATCATTTAACTGAAAAAGCGAATTACCTCATGCCCCCAAC from the Sphingobacterium thalpophilum genome contains:
- a CDS encoding helix-turn-helix domain-containing protein; this encodes MAHTKPQRIKSIGEFHRFRGLPQPAHPLISVLTMDDLIGHPGQIGMNVIFDFYFIALKRVKGVKYKYGQSHYDFENDGVLFFMSPNQVLELEIAEDRKSKELSGWMLLIHPDFIWNTPLAKNIKQYAFFDYSVNEALLLSEKEEKILNGIIENIREEYYSNIDKFSKQIIGTYIENLLSYSERFYNRQFITREKANHQILEGLEKLLTDYFSSDDLAIRGLPSVQYVSEQLNVSSSYLGSVLRVVTGQSTQQHIHDKLIEKAREKLSTTNLSVSEIAYELGFEHSQSFSKLFKTKTKMSPLEFRQSFN